GCACCAAGTCCTCGCCCAATGCAGTACTCTTTATCAGCCCAGTTCATCCGACCGGTGGTCGAACCGCGAACACAAAACAAGATATCGCCCACCCTGCAAAGTCTGGTTGGAGCGGTGGTCCAAAGTTGCGGATCAGGATGAATCGAACCAAATTCTGTCGGGCCATTTAGAAGCGGCACCCCACTACCCGAATTATTATATGTATCGCCGGGCGGGGATTGACCCATTTCGATATTTGCGACATCACCAATTTCCTGGATCGAGATCTCTTGGTTCATACAAGACCTCGTAAAATCTCCCGAATCTGCCTCTCCAGCCGGGCACTTTCGGCAAACTGTTCTTCAAGCTTCGCCGACAGCCGCTTGATCTTCTCCTCGAACGGTTCGCCGTCGTCCTCGATATCCTCAGCCCCCACATACCGGCCCGGCGTCAGCACATGGCCGTGGGATTTGATCTCCCCCAGCTTCGCGCTCTTGCAGAAACCGGGGATGTCTTCGTATTTACCGGCGTCCTTCTCGCCCCGCCAGGCGTGATAGGTAGTCGCGATCCGGGCGACGTCGTCGTCGGTCAACTCCCGGTGAGTGCGGTCCACCATCTGGCCCAGCTTGCGGGCGTCGATGAACAGCGTCTCGCCCCGGCGGTCGCGGAACTTCCCGTTCGACTTGCTGCGTGTGAGGAACCAGAGGCAGGCGGGGATCGGGGTCGAGTAGAAGAGCTGTCCCGGCAGCGCGATCATGCAGTCCACCAGATCGGCCTCGACGATACTTTTACGGATCTCGCCTTCGCCCGACTGGCCGGACGACATGCTACCGTTCGCCAGCACGAATCCGGCGATCCCGTTCGGCGCGAGGTGGTGCAGGAAGTGCTGCACCCAGGCGAAGTTGGCGTTGCCCGCGGGCGGCGTGCCGTATTTCCACCGGACGTCGTCCTTGAGGCGTTCGCCTCCCCAGTCGCTCACGTTGAACGGCGGATTGGCCAGGATGAAGTCGGCTTTCAGGTCCTTGTGCTGGTCGCGGTGGAAGCTGTCGGCGTTCTCCGCGCCGATGTTCCCCTCGATCCCCCGGATCGCGAGGTTCATCTTGCAGAGCTTCCAGGTGGTGGGGTTCGACTCCTGCCCGTAAATCGACAAGTCGCCCACCTTGCCGCCGTGGGCCTCCACGAACTTCTCCGACTGCACGAACATGCCGCCCGAGCCGCAGCACGGGTCGAACACACGCCCCTTGTAGGGCTCGATCATCTCCGTCAGCACGCGGACCACCGACCGGGGCGTGTAGAACTGGCCGCCCAGCTTGCCTTCGGCGCTCGCGAACTTGCCGAGGAAATATTCATAGACGCGGCCGAGGATGTCCTTGGACCGGCTCTCCCGGTCGCCGAGGCCGATGGTGCCG
The sequence above is drawn from the Deltaproteobacteria bacterium genome and encodes:
- a CDS encoding SAM-dependent DNA methyltransferase, which produces MPKGKKAAYEKSPPKHEGAVTKKSGGKDKSNGGANLGFEEKLWQAADKLRNNMDAAEYKHVVLGLIFLKYISDAFEERRSGILRETADPKSDLYLPKDKDRRDLAEDRDQYTSENIFWVPGKARWEHIQAKAKDTAIGRIIDDAMEAIEKENPVLKGVLNKDYARPALDKTRLGELIDLIGTIGLGDRESRSKDILGRVYEYFLGKFASAEGKLGGQFYTPRSVVRVLTEMIEPYKGRVFDPCCGSGGMFVQSEKFVEAHGGKVGDLSIYGQESNPTTWKLCKMNLAIRGIEGNIGAENADSFHRDQHKDLKADFILANPPFNVSDWGGERLKDDVRWKYGTPPAGNANFAWVQHFLHHLAPNGIAGFVLANGSMSSGQSGEGEIRKSIVEADLVDCMIALPGQLFYSTPIPACLWFLTRSKSNGKFRDRRGETLFIDARKLGQMVDRTHRELTDDDVARIATTYHAWRGEKDAGKYEDIPGFCKSAKLGEIKSHGHVLTPGRYVGAEDIEDDGEPFEEKIKRLSAKLEEQFAESARLERQIREILRGLV